The following are from one region of the Melaminivora suipulveris genome:
- the dusB gene encoding tRNA dihydrouridine synthase DusB, translated as MSALHIGPHALANRLFVAPMAGVTDRPFRQLCKQLGAGYAVSEMVTSRRDLWDSLKTSRRANHDGESGPIAVQIAGTDADMMAEAALYNIDRGAQIIDINMGCPAKKVCNKWAGSALMQNERLALEIASAVVRACAPRGVPVTLKMRTGWCGQHKNAVQLARQFEDAGIQMLTVHGRTREQGYRGCAEYDTIAAVKAAVAVPVVANGDIDSPEKARAVLAATGADALMIGRAAQGRPWIFREIAHFLATGQHLAPPLVAEVRRLLLAHLQDHYQLYGEASGVRSARKHIAWYVRALPGGEALRQHINTLECSAAQWQAVAGYFDDLGARMDRLPAAASARPTSPLLHA; from the coding sequence ATGTCCGCCCTGCACATAGGCCCCCACGCCCTGGCCAATCGCCTGTTCGTCGCCCCCATGGCGGGTGTGACGGACCGGCCGTTTCGCCAGCTGTGCAAGCAGCTGGGCGCGGGCTACGCGGTCAGCGAGATGGTGACTTCGCGGCGCGACCTGTGGGACAGCCTGAAGACCTCGCGACGCGCCAACCACGATGGCGAGAGCGGTCCGATCGCCGTGCAGATCGCCGGCACCGACGCGGACATGATGGCCGAGGCGGCGCTCTACAACATCGACCGCGGCGCGCAGATCATCGACATCAACATGGGCTGCCCGGCCAAGAAGGTGTGCAACAAGTGGGCCGGCTCGGCGTTGATGCAAAACGAGCGGCTGGCGCTCGAGATCGCCTCCGCCGTGGTGCGGGCCTGCGCGCCGCGCGGCGTGCCGGTGACGCTCAAGATGCGCACCGGCTGGTGCGGTCAGCACAAAAACGCCGTGCAACTGGCGCGCCAGTTCGAGGACGCCGGCATCCAGATGCTCACCGTGCACGGGCGCACGCGCGAGCAGGGCTACCGCGGCTGCGCCGAGTACGACACCATCGCCGCCGTGAAGGCAGCGGTGGCTGTGCCGGTGGTGGCCAATGGCGACATCGACAGCCCCGAGAAAGCCCGCGCCGTGCTGGCCGCCACCGGGGCCGACGCACTCATGATCGGCCGCGCGGCGCAGGGCCGGCCGTGGATCTTCCGCGAGATCGCACACTTCCTGGCCACCGGCCAGCACCTCGCGCCGCCCCTGGTGGCCGAGGTGCGCCGCCTGTTGCTGGCGCACCTGCAGGACCACTACCAGCTCTACGGCGAGGCCAGCGGCGTGCGCAGCGCGCGCAAGCACATCGCCTGGTATGTGCGCGCGCTGCCCGGCGGCGAGGCGCTGCGCCAGCACATCAACACCCTCGAATGCAGCGCCGCGCAGTGGCAGGCGGTGGCAGGCTACTTTGACGACCTGGGCGCGCGCATGGACCGGCTGCCCGCCGCTGCCAGCGCCCGCCCCACCAGCCCCCTTTTGCACGCATGA
- a CDS encoding helix-turn-helix domain-containing protein: MSPSTPPGGGDEVRHASLEQCVRDSLHSYFLDLGGETPDGVYDMVVRLVERPLLEVVMGHAQHNQSRAAQWLGLNRNTLRKKLLEHQLLDADRAQKL, translated from the coding sequence ATGAGCCCATCCACCCCACCCGGCGGCGGCGACGAAGTCCGCCATGCCAGCCTCGAACAGTGCGTGCGCGACAGCCTGCACAGCTACTTTCTGGACCTGGGCGGCGAGACGCCCGATGGCGTCTATGACATGGTCGTGCGCCTGGTCGAGCGTCCGCTGCTGGAGGTGGTCATGGGCCACGCCCAGCACAACCAGTCGCGCGCCGCGCAGTGGCTGGGGCTGAACCGCAACACGCTGCGCAAGAAGCTGCTGGAGCACCAGCTGCTGGATGCCGACAGGGCTCAAAAACTATAG
- the purH gene encoding bifunctional phosphoribosylaminoimidazolecarboxamide formyltransferase/IMP cyclohydrolase has product MNALISVSDKTGIVDFARALHALGVRLLSTGGTAQLLAREGLPVTEVAELTQFPEMLDGRVKTLHPKVHAGLLARRDLPAHMAALAEHGIAAIDLLVVNLYPFEATVAKPGCTLADAIENIDIGGPAMVRSAAKNWQDVGVLTDAGQYPEVLAELQAQGTLSDKLRFALSVAAFNRIAQYDGAISDYLSSVSFEEGQDAQRYVPARSPFPGQSNGIFTKVQDLRYGENSHQSAALYRDLYPAPGSIVTGEQLQGKELSYNNIADADAAWECVKSFKLPACVIVKHANPCGVAVGTSALEAYSKAFQTDPTSAFGGIIALNRPVDGAAAQAIAKQFVEVLMAPDFTPEALEVFKAKANVRLMKISLPSGGDTPWQQGRNAMHAQRVGSGLLLQTADNHELALPDVRVVTERQPTQEEMQDLLFAWKVAKYVKSNAIVFCKGGQTRGVGAGQMSRLDSARIASIKAQAAGLSLAGTAVASDAFFPFRDGLDVVVDAGATSVIQPGGSMRDQEVIDAANERGVAMVFTGVRHFRH; this is encoded by the coding sequence ATGAATGCATTGATCTCCGTGTCCGACAAGACCGGCATCGTCGACTTCGCGCGCGCGTTGCACGCCCTGGGCGTGCGCCTTTTGTCCACCGGCGGCACGGCGCAGTTGCTGGCCCGTGAAGGCCTGCCGGTGACCGAAGTGGCCGAGCTGACGCAATTCCCCGAGATGCTCGACGGCCGCGTCAAGACGCTGCACCCCAAGGTGCACGCCGGCCTGCTGGCGCGCCGCGATCTGCCGGCGCACATGGCGGCCCTGGCCGAGCACGGCATAGCCGCCATCGACCTGCTGGTGGTCAACCTGTACCCGTTCGAGGCCACGGTGGCCAAGCCCGGCTGCACGCTGGCAGACGCCATCGAGAACATCGACATCGGCGGCCCGGCCATGGTCAGGAGCGCTGCCAAGAACTGGCAGGACGTGGGCGTGCTGACCGATGCCGGCCAGTACCCGGAGGTGCTGGCCGAGCTGCAGGCGCAGGGCACGTTGAGCGACAAGCTGCGCTTTGCCCTGTCGGTGGCGGCGTTCAACCGCATCGCGCAGTACGACGGTGCGATCAGCGACTACCTGTCGTCAGTGAGCTTCGAGGAAGGACAGGACGCACAGCGTTATGTGCCCGCGCGCAGCCCTTTTCCTGGGCAGAGCAACGGCATCTTCACCAAGGTGCAGGACCTGCGCTACGGCGAAAACAGCCACCAGAGCGCGGCGCTGTACCGCGACCTGTACCCCGCGCCCGGCTCCATCGTCACGGGAGAGCAGCTGCAGGGCAAGGAGCTGTCCTACAACAACATCGCCGACGCCGATGCCGCCTGGGAATGCGTCAAGAGCTTCAAGCTGCCGGCGTGCGTGATCGTCAAGCACGCCAACCCCTGCGGCGTGGCCGTGGGCACCAGCGCGCTGGAGGCCTACAGCAAGGCCTTCCAGACCGACCCGACCAGCGCCTTTGGCGGCATCATCGCGCTCAACCGTCCGGTGGACGGCGCGGCGGCGCAAGCCATTGCCAAGCAGTTCGTCGAGGTGCTGATGGCGCCCGACTTCACGCCCGAGGCGCTGGAGGTGTTCAAGGCCAAGGCCAACGTGCGCCTGATGAAGATCAGTCTGCCGTCCGGCGGCGACACGCCCTGGCAGCAGGGCCGCAACGCCATGCACGCGCAGCGCGTGGGCTCGGGCCTGCTCCTGCAGACCGCCGACAACCACGAGCTGGCGCTGCCCGACGTGCGCGTGGTGACCGAGCGCCAGCCCACGCAGGAGGAAATGCAGGATCTGCTGTTCGCCTGGAAGGTGGCCAAATACGTCAAGAGCAACGCCATCGTGTTCTGCAAGGGCGGGCAGACCCGCGGCGTGGGCGCCGGGCAGATGAGCCGGCTGGATTCGGCGCGCATCGCCAGCATCAAGGCGCAGGCGGCCGGGCTGTCCCTGGCCGGCACGGCGGTGGCCAGCGATGCCTTCTTCCCGTTCCGCGACGGGCTGGACGTGGTGGTGGACGCCGGCGCCACGAGCGTCATCCAGCCGGGCGGCTCGATGCGCGATCAGGAGGTGATCGACGCGGCCAACGAGCGCGGCGTGGCCATGGTGTTCACGGGGGTGCGGCACTTTCGCCACTGA
- the hemL gene encoding glutamate-1-semialdehyde 2,1-aminomutase, with the protein MTHSTDPDLTDRNQQLFERAQALIPGGVNSPVRAFRAVGGTPRFIERARGAHMWDANGQRYIDYIGSWGPMILGHGHPAVVEAVQKAALEGFSFGAPTEREVELAEAIIAQVPSMEMIRLVSSGTEAGMSAIRLARGATGRPKIIKFNGCYHGHADSLLVKAGSGLATFGHATSAGVPPEVVQHTLVLEYNDVAQLEQAFALHGPDVACVIMEPIAGNMNFVRASTAFMQRARELCTAHGALLILDEVMTGFRVALGGAQSLYAQQIPGFRPDLTVLGKVIGGGMPLAAFGGPRAVMEQLAPLGPVYQAGTLSGNPVATACGLATLHEITQPGFYDRLAARTRALMDGLKNAARAAGVPFATDSEGGMFGFFLMDELPQNYPQVLTTDGARFNRLFHGLLERGVYVAPALYEAGFVSSAHTDEDIEQTIEAARSVFESLSK; encoded by the coding sequence ATGACACACAGCACTGACCCCGACTTGACCGACCGCAACCAGCAGCTTTTCGAGCGCGCGCAGGCGCTGATCCCCGGCGGCGTGAACTCGCCAGTGCGGGCATTCCGCGCCGTGGGCGGCACGCCGCGCTTCATCGAGCGCGCCCGTGGCGCCCACATGTGGGATGCCAATGGCCAGCGCTACATCGACTACATCGGCTCCTGGGGGCCGATGATCCTGGGGCATGGCCACCCGGCCGTGGTCGAGGCCGTGCAAAAGGCCGCTTTGGAAGGCTTCAGCTTCGGCGCGCCCACCGAGCGCGAGGTGGAGCTGGCCGAGGCCATCATCGCCCAGGTGCCCTCGATGGAGATGATCCGCCTGGTCAGCTCGGGCACCGAGGCCGGCATGAGCGCCATCCGCCTGGCGCGCGGCGCGACCGGGCGGCCGAAGATCATCAAGTTCAACGGCTGCTACCACGGCCATGCGGACTCGCTGCTGGTCAAGGCCGGCTCGGGCCTGGCGACCTTCGGCCACGCCACCAGCGCCGGCGTGCCGCCCGAGGTGGTGCAGCACACGCTGGTGCTGGAATACAACGATGTGGCGCAGCTGGAGCAGGCCTTCGCGCTGCACGGCCCGGATGTCGCCTGCGTGATCATGGAGCCCATCGCCGGCAACATGAACTTCGTGCGCGCCAGCACGGCCTTCATGCAGCGCGCGCGCGAGCTGTGCACGGCACATGGCGCGCTGCTGATCCTGGACGAGGTCATGACGGGTTTTCGCGTCGCCCTGGGCGGCGCGCAAAGCCTTTACGCGCAGCAGATCCCCGGCTTCAGGCCCGATCTCACGGTGCTGGGCAAGGTGATTGGCGGCGGCATGCCGCTGGCAGCCTTCGGCGGGCCGCGCGCGGTCATGGAGCAGCTGGCGCCGCTGGGCCCGGTCTACCAGGCGGGCACGCTCTCCGGCAACCCGGTGGCCACGGCCTGCGGGCTGGCGACGCTGCACGAGATCACGCAACCAGGCTTTTACGACCGCCTGGCTGCGCGCACCCGTGCCTTGATGGACGGGCTGAAGAATGCGGCGCGCGCTGCCGGTGTGCCATTCGCCACCGACAGCGAAGGCGGCATGTTCGGCTTCTTCCTGATGGATGAGCTGCCGCAGAACTACCCGCAGGTGCTGACCACCGACGGCGCGCGCTTCAACCGCCTGTTCCATGGCCTGCTGGAGCGCGGTGTGTACGTGGCGCCCGCCCTGTACGAAGCCGGATTCGTCAGCAGCGCGCACACCGACGAAGACATCGAGCAGACCATCGAGGCCGCACGCTCGGTATTCGAATCACTATCAAAATAA
- the thiD gene encoding bifunctional hydroxymethylpyrimidine kinase/phosphomethylpyrimidine kinase: protein MNSSSARPPETPIASTEEADAVADVVCVLTFNASDPSGAGGLTGDVAAISAVGGHPLAVVTGAYARDSSQIHEHFAFDDEAVTEQARAVLQDMPVQAIKVGFAGSPENLAAIAEIASDYGDVPVIAYMPDLSWWRDDLIDQYLDAFVELLAPQVSVLVGSYGLLARWLLPDWAGSGNPNPRELAVAAGELGIPYLLATGVPLPDQHIDNVLTSPQAVVASGRFERIEATFIGAGDTLSATLTALVASGCDLGEALAEALTYLDGALECGIRPGMGHVLPDRMFWAQPEDDDDNDDTPAAADPLDAAGFEMPPHDTQH, encoded by the coding sequence ATGAATTCCAGTTCCGCGCGCCCCCCGGAAACCCCGATTGCCAGCACTGAAGAAGCCGACGCCGTGGCCGACGTGGTGTGTGTGCTGACCTTCAACGCCTCCGACCCGAGCGGCGCCGGCGGCCTGACCGGCGATGTGGCGGCCATCAGCGCCGTGGGCGGTCACCCGCTGGCCGTCGTCACCGGGGCCTACGCGCGCGACAGCAGCCAGATCCACGAGCACTTCGCCTTCGACGACGAGGCCGTGACCGAGCAGGCGCGCGCCGTGCTGCAGGACATGCCGGTGCAGGCCATCAAGGTCGGCTTTGCCGGCAGCCCGGAGAACCTGGCGGCGATTGCCGAGATCGCCAGCGACTACGGCGACGTTCCGGTCATCGCCTACATGCCCGATCTGTCGTGGTGGCGCGACGATCTGATCGACCAGTACCTGGACGCGTTCGTCGAACTGCTGGCGCCGCAGGTTTCCGTCCTGGTGGGCAGCTACGGCTTGCTGGCGCGCTGGCTGCTGCCCGACTGGGCCGGCAGCGGCAACCCCAACCCGCGCGAACTCGCGGTGGCCGCTGGCGAGCTGGGCATCCCCTACCTGCTGGCCACCGGCGTGCCGCTGCCCGACCAGCACATCGACAACGTGCTGACCTCGCCGCAGGCGGTGGTGGCCAGTGGCCGCTTCGAGCGCATCGAGGCCACCTTCATCGGCGCCGGCGACACGCTCAGCGCCACGCTCACCGCGCTGGTGGCCAGCGGCTGCGACCTGGGCGAGGCCCTGGCCGAGGCGCTGACCTACCTGGACGGCGCCCTGGAGTGCGGCATCCGCCCCGGCATGGGCCACGTGCTGCCCGACCGCATGTTCTGGGCCCAGCCCGAGGACGACGACGACAACGACGACACCCCCGCCGCGGCCGATCCGCTGGACGCCGCCGGCTTCGAGATGCCACCGCATGACACACAGCACTGA
- a CDS encoding rubredoxin has product MCVVCGWLYDEAAGSPEDGLAPGTRWEDVPEGWTCPECGAAKADFEMVVI; this is encoded by the coding sequence ATGTGCGTCGTCTGTGGCTGGCTCTACGACGAAGCTGCCGGGTCTCCCGAGGATGGCCTGGCGCCCGGCACCCGCTGGGAGGACGTTCCCGAAGGCTGGACCTGCCCGGAGTGCGGCGCCGCCAAGGCGGATTTCGAAATGGTCGTGATCTGA
- a CDS encoding response regulator codes for MATTTTGPTVRVLVVDDSNTIRRSAEIFLKQGGHEVLLADDGFDALAKVNDYEPQLIFCDILMPKLDGYQTCAIIKRNARFADTPVVMLSSKDGIFDKARGRMVGCQDYLTKPFTKDQLLQVVRQFANAPQETK; via the coding sequence TTGGCTACGACAACGACCGGTCCCACCGTCAGGGTGCTCGTGGTGGACGACAGCAACACCATCCGGCGCAGCGCCGAGATCTTCCTCAAGCAGGGCGGCCACGAGGTGCTGCTGGCCGACGACGGTTTCGACGCGCTGGCCAAGGTCAACGACTATGAGCCGCAGCTCATCTTCTGCGACATCCTGATGCCCAAGCTCGACGGCTACCAGACCTGCGCCATCATCAAGCGCAACGCCCGCTTTGCCGATACCCCGGTGGTCATGCTGTCGTCCAAGGACGGCATCTTCGACAAGGCGCGCGGGCGCATGGTGGGCTGCCAGGACTACCTGACCAAACCCTTCACCAAGGACCAACTGCTGCAGGTGGTGCGGCAGTTCGCCAACGCCCCACAGGAAACCAAGTGA
- a CDS encoding response regulator produces MAIRKVLVVDDSKTELMFLTGLLQKQGMQVRTAENADEAFRCLAEDKPDLILMDVVMPGQNGFQLTRAISRDPQYADVPIIMCTSKNQETDRVWGMRQGARGYVTKPVDPAQLQATIDALG; encoded by the coding sequence ATGGCCATCCGCAAAGTACTGGTCGTGGACGACTCCAAGACCGAATTGATGTTTTTGACCGGCCTGCTGCAAAAGCAGGGCATGCAGGTGCGCACTGCCGAGAACGCCGACGAGGCCTTCCGCTGCCTGGCCGAGGACAAGCCGGACCTGATCCTGATGGACGTGGTCATGCCGGGCCAGAACGGCTTTCAGCTCACGCGCGCCATCTCGCGCGATCCGCAGTACGCCGACGTGCCCATCATCATGTGCACCAGCAAGAACCAGGAGACCGACCGCGTCTGGGGCATGCGCCAGGGCGCGCGTGGCTACGTGACCAAGCCGGTCGATCCGGCGCAGCTGCAGGCCACCATCGATGCGCTGGGTTGA
- a CDS encoding chemotaxis protein CheW produces MANREALKELQTRLAARLQAARSEGVAVASWLAAESAGQRLLLPLAQAGEIFPWSGVQRVPYTQPWFLGVANLRGALSGVIDLAALLGAQPVRSEQALAEASVLSLGEALEVNAALLVERLAGLRSADAFVASEPPAGGGQAYFGPCYIDAQDQRWQEIDLQALARDPAFLAISS; encoded by the coding sequence ATGGCAAACCGTGAAGCCCTCAAGGAGCTGCAGACCCGCCTGGCGGCGCGGCTGCAGGCCGCGCGCTCAGAAGGCGTGGCCGTCGCCTCCTGGCTGGCGGCCGAATCCGCCGGGCAGCGCTTGCTGTTGCCGCTGGCGCAGGCCGGCGAGATCTTTCCCTGGAGCGGCGTGCAGCGCGTGCCTTACACGCAGCCGTGGTTCCTGGGCGTGGCCAACCTGCGCGGTGCGCTCAGCGGCGTGATCGACCTGGCCGCGTTGCTGGGCGCGCAGCCGGTGCGCTCCGAGCAGGCGCTGGCCGAGGCCAGCGTGCTGTCGCTGGGCGAGGCGCTGGAGGTCAACGCCGCTTTGCTGGTCGAGCGCCTGGCCGGGCTGCGCAGCGCCGACGCCTTCGTCGCCAGCGAGCCACCCGCAGGTGGCGGCCAAGCGTATTTCGGCCCCTGCTACATCGATGCGCAGGACCAGCGCTGGCAGGAGATCGACCTGCAGGCTCTGGCCCGAGACCCTGCCTTTCTGGCCATCAGTTCCTGA
- a CDS encoding methyl-accepting chemotaxis protein → MSVVNPFGKLFNRKAAGQVEAELPDAALSPTGAALLSEGYAQDALNSVQGDPGAVLPAPTQEESAELAAQDQLSLPLLGRASAAAHQRRLLILLAVGLVVLALIAGWVLQQANRSAAQLAATGQALMQSQRLAKSVSQALVGSPQAFPDVVDSSSVLARNVRALAGSDDGLGVPALGEPFQAELEGITPLVDRAEKSAAVVMGQQKILTQVGDALRTINRQSSDLLEMAETISSLKLQQGAPAAEISAAGQLVMLTQRIGKSANEFQTAEGVSPEAVFLLGKDLNAFKEITQGMLDGSAGLRLDATRDAQTREQLEALLKLYEQTRTQAGAILGNLQGLVAAREAQAAIIGDSEPLRRKLEALQDEVAARSGMGVGQFAALAVAGLFVLLCGVAISRVQLLDSRSRQSAAESQQRDAQRQEQELKRVNDANQAAILRLMNELQTVAEGDLTQEATVTEDITGAIADSVNYTVEELRLLVGSVQNTAARVAETTAQVDSTSTELLAASTEQLREIRETGRSVLDMAGRINDVSSQAQESAQVARQSLQAAEQGLTAVQNAIGGMNAIRDQIQDTSKRIKRLGESSQEIGEITELISDITEQTNVLALNAAIQAASAGEAGRGFSVVAEEVQRLAERSADATRQISALVKAIQTDTQDAVAAMERSTQGVVEGARLSDSAGTALSEIDRVSRRLAELIELISSSTSREAELANDVADNIQHIFAVTEQTGEGTRMTAQQVRELSHMAEELRQSVTRFKIA, encoded by the coding sequence ATGTCCGTCGTCAACCCCTTTGGAAAACTGTTCAACCGCAAGGCAGCCGGGCAGGTCGAGGCCGAGCTGCCCGATGCCGCCCTGAGTCCAACCGGCGCGGCGCTGCTGTCCGAGGGCTACGCGCAGGATGCGCTCAACAGCGTGCAGGGCGATCCTGGCGCCGTCCTGCCGGCGCCCACCCAGGAGGAGAGTGCCGAGCTGGCCGCGCAGGATCAGCTGAGCCTGCCCCTGCTGGGCCGCGCCAGCGCGGCGGCGCACCAGCGGCGGCTGCTGATCCTGCTGGCTGTGGGGCTGGTGGTGCTGGCGCTGATCGCCGGCTGGGTGTTGCAGCAGGCCAACCGCTCGGCGGCGCAACTGGCGGCCACGGGCCAGGCACTGATGCAGTCGCAGCGTCTGGCCAAGTCTGTGTCGCAGGCGCTGGTGGGTAGTCCCCAGGCCTTCCCCGACGTGGTCGACAGCTCCAGCGTGCTGGCGCGCAACGTGCGCGCGCTGGCCGGCAGCGACGACGGGCTGGGCGTGCCGGCGCTGGGCGAGCCGTTCCAGGCCGAACTGGAGGGCATCACGCCGCTGGTGGATCGCGCCGAAAAGAGCGCCGCCGTCGTCATGGGCCAGCAGAAGATCCTGACCCAGGTGGGCGACGCCCTGCGCACCATCAACCGCCAGTCCTCGGACCTGCTGGAGATGGCCGAAACCATCTCCTCGCTCAAGCTGCAGCAGGGCGCACCGGCGGCCGAGATCTCTGCGGCCGGCCAGCTGGTGATGCTGACCCAGCGCATCGGCAAGTCGGCCAACGAGTTCCAGACTGCCGAGGGCGTGAGCCCCGAGGCAGTGTTCCTGCTGGGCAAGGACTTGAACGCCTTCAAGGAGATCACCCAGGGCATGCTCGACGGCAGCGCCGGCCTGCGTCTGGACGCCACGCGCGACGCGCAGACGCGCGAGCAACTGGAGGCGTTGCTCAAGCTCTACGAGCAGACGCGCACCCAGGCCGGCGCCATCCTGGGCAACCTGCAAGGCCTGGTCGCGGCGCGCGAGGCACAGGCGGCCATCATCGGCGACAGCGAGCCGCTGCGCCGCAAGCTCGAAGCGCTGCAGGACGAGGTCGCCGCGCGCTCGGGCATGGGCGTGGGGCAGTTCGCCGCGCTGGCCGTCGCCGGCCTGTTCGTGCTGCTGTGCGGCGTGGCCATCTCGCGCGTGCAACTGCTGGACAGCCGCAGCCGCCAGAGCGCAGCCGAGTCGCAGCAACGCGACGCGCAGCGCCAGGAGCAGGAGCTCAAGCGCGTCAACGACGCCAACCAGGCCGCTATTTTGCGGCTGATGAACGAGTTGCAGACCGTGGCCGAGGGCGACCTGACGCAGGAGGCCACGGTGACCGAGGACATCACCGGCGCCATCGCCGACTCGGTGAACTACACCGTGGAGGAGCTGCGCCTGCTGGTGGGCAGCGTGCAGAACACGGCGGCGCGCGTGGCCGAGACCACGGCGCAGGTGGACAGCACCTCCACCGAGCTGCTGGCCGCGTCGACCGAGCAGCTGCGCGAGATCCGCGAGACCGGCCGCTCGGTGCTGGACATGGCCGGGCGCATCAACGACGTGTCCTCGCAGGCGCAGGAATCGGCCCAGGTGGCGCGCCAGTCGCTGCAGGCCGCCGAGCAGGGCCTGACGGCGGTGCAGAACGCCATCGGCGGCATGAACGCCATCCGCGACCAGATCCAGGACACCTCCAAGCGCATCAAGCGCCTGGGCGAGTCGTCGCAGGAGATCGGCGAAATCACCGAACTGATCTCCGACATCACCGAGCAGACCAACGTGCTGGCGCTGAACGCCGCCATTCAGGCAGCCTCCGCCGGCGAGGCCGGGCGGGGCTTCTCGGTGGTGGCCGAGGAAGTGCAGCGTCTGGCCGAACGCTCGGCCGACGCCACGCGCCAGATCTCGGCGCTGGTCAAGGCCATTCAGACCGACACCCAGGACGCCGTGGCCGCCATGGAGCGCTCCACGCAGGGTGTGGTGGAAGGCGCGCGCCTGTCCGACAGCGCCGGCACGGCCCTGAGCGAAATCGACCGCGTGTCGCGCCGCCTGGCCGAGCTGATCGAGCTGATCTCGTCGTCCACCTCGCGCGAAGCGGAACTGGCCAACGACGTGGCCGACAACATCCAGCACATCTTCGCCGTGACCGAGCAGACCGGTGAGGGCACGCGCATGACGGCCCAGCAGGTGCGCGAGCTGTCGCACATGGCCGAGGAGCTGCGCCAGTCGGTGACGCGTTTCAAGATCGCATAG